The genomic region GTACATGGACTCTTCCTCAGGTATAAAAACTCTAATTGGCCTTGATTCTTCATGTAGTGGATCGCCTTTAATTTCGTAAGCTAAAATTATATCCCTTTTTGCTAGAATATGATTTGGTACTTCCAGGGAATATCCATCCGAGGCTGTCAACCTAATAGTCTCAATGCTTTTTATATCTTGATCTATCGACTTTAATACATCTTCGAACAAAGCTCCTTTAATTGTATACTCCTCTTCTATTTCTCCATCATCATCTCTTCTAATAATTTTTTCCGTAGTTTCTTGTAATTCCATTAGCTCCATAACGCTAATTTCAGTTTTCCCTTGGCTAGAACTCAAAATTGTTATTACATCTTCTACAGTAGGGTATTCACTAATAGCCTTTTCTTCTGTAGAGCAACCAACAATTGCTCCCATTGTAAGTAATAATACGCAAATTATAGCTAGCAATTTTTGTCTCATGATTCTAAACACTCCTCTTAGAGAAATTTTGATAAAATTTGGGTACATTTCTTCCAAATAAAAAAAATGCCTTTCTTTTAATGGAAAGACATTTAATATATAAAAACTATAACCACCATCAGGCAGTTACGATTAAACTCCTTTCCACCGGGAGGCATACCCGTTTCCAAATATACCCTAACGGCCTAGATACCATAGATTAATCCTTAGATATAAAGGCTCGGAGCAAATATTTAATTGTGAACTACCCACCAATTACCACCTATGCGGGTTGCTTGAATAAAAAAGAGTTGAGATGAGAAGTGTTATTTAATCTCTCCTCTTACTATAATTATTCTACACTTAATCTAAATTTCCTTTTATTTTTTAGTAGATAAAATTAGAAATTACTGGCCCTTAGGGCTGCCACTTTTATCAAAATTATCTCTTAAAGCTAATTCGTCGTTTACTCCTTACTTTCCCATAAGTCAAATATTAAAGGCATAATGTCATCACATGCCTTTAGTAGTGTGCAAACTTGCTCTTGTGTCAGTCTTTCTCTCCCCCATGTTATCCACAAGTCATAAATTACATTAATTTTCTCATTAAGCAACTTTCTATCTTTAAATTTTTTGTTGCAAACTGTCACCACGTCTTTTTTGGAGCTTACATATATCCCTTTTCCACTTAAAACTATGCAAAGAGTTCTAAAAGTGGCACTAAAATATCTTTCTATAACTTCTTCCTCATAATCTTTATAGCTAGCCTCAAAGAATTTCAAACATTGATCTGCAGTTTTTATTTCTTCCTCTCTTGTAGGCTTAGGAATCCTGTCCTTAATCTCCTGTCCATAAATCAGTTTTCCTTCTCTTATAAAGTTATTATATTCAAAACCGCTACCTAAAAATGATTGTCCGCCTATTACTTCTTTTTTAGTGGTATAGGCCACACTAATCGGTTTTTCCTTACTTTTAATCTTTTCTAATTCCAACTGGAGCTTATTTTGAATTTCATTACTTTTTAACACAATATACAAATCAATATCGCTTCTTCCCGGCACAAAGTCTCCTCTAGCCACACTCCCCCCGACATATACAGAACATATCTCATCGGCAAACTTAATCTGGCATATGTTTTTCACTTCATCTAAGGCCTCAAAATAACTCTCTCGATTTCCCAGCATACAACCACTCCTTTTTACCAACGCTGGATTTTAGAAAATTCTAACTGATTCTTTATATACTACATTCAACCTATTTATTCCTGCTACTTTTGAATTTATGCAGTGAAGGGGGGCTTATCCTCCACTGCATAAAAATTCACCAAAACTTTTTACGTAAATTGTGTTATAATTGTAACGCTAATATACCTGTATGGTAATTCCAAAAGTGTGATTAAATTGACTATATAATTTTTGCAAAGGTGGTTACTAATTTGAAACGTTTTCTTTTTTATTTTGTGGGCCTATATATGACTGCAATGGGTATTTCCAGCATTATCGTTGCTGACCTTGGTGCTGGTTCATGGGACACGGTTTTTGTAGGACTTTATAATAAGCTTGGACTAACTCCCGGAACATGGAGTATAATTGTTGGTGGTTTGCTTATGTTTTTAAATGGCTTTTTGGCGAAAGAAAAGCCTGATTTTTTGGCGTTTCTCACTGTGTTTACATTAGGTGTTTTTATTGATTTTAACCTTTTTATATACAGTTTTATAAGCGTTGCATATCTTTCTGATAAATTAATGCTTTTTGCTTTTGGGTTTGTACTGTTAGCCACTGGGGTTGGTGTTTATTTACAGGCTAAGTTTTCACCAAATCCTATTGATAAACTCATGGTAGTTGTGCATAAAAGGTTTGGAATTAGTATTGCCTTATCAAGGTTTTTGTGTGAAGCTACAGCTCTTACTATTGGTTTTTTATTAGCGGGACCTGTGTCGTATGGCACTGTGATTATAGTGCTTTTTATCGGGCCTTGTATCCAGTTTTCTTATAGCAAAATGGAGCTACTTTATAACCAACCAAAAAGAGCAGCCAAAAGAGTTATTTAAAAAATCCCTCAAACTATTTGTTTGAGGGATTTTTTAAATAAACATC from Proteinivorax hydrogeniformans harbors:
- a CDS encoding nucleotidyltransferase domain-containing protein, which encodes MLGNRESYFEALDEVKNICQIKFADEICSVYVGGSVARGDFVPGRSDIDLYIVLKSNEIQNKLQLELEKIKSKEKPISVAYTTKKEVIGGQSFLGSGFEYNNFIREGKLIYGQEIKDRIPKPTREEEIKTADQCLKFFEASYKDYEEEVIERYFSATFRTLCIVLSGKGIYVSSKKDVVTVCNKKFKDRKLLNEKINVIYDLWITWGRERLTQEQVCTLLKACDDIMPLIFDLWESKE